GGGCGTTCCTCAGAGGGGTTCCGCTCGGAGACCGCCTGATATCCTCTGTCACAGTCGCAGAACTCGTCGAAGGATGTCGCAATCGTCGCGAGCTTGGGGTTCTCGACCGCGAGCTTCGCCTTTACGAGATCGTTTGGATCGACGAGGCCCAATCGCAGCTGGCCGACCGCTGGCACCGTCGCTTCCGCCTGAGTAAAGGCATCGGTTACC
This Candidatus Binatia bacterium DNA region includes the following protein-coding sequences:
- a CDS encoding type II toxin-antitoxin system VapC family toxin, with the translated sequence MIIETTILDDLLRGSAQARAFLRGVPLGDRLISSVTVAELVEGCRNRRELGVLDRELRLYEIVWIDEAQSQLADRWHRRFRLSKGIGYLDCLIGAAAFCSSTPLSTLNDKHFRILPGVVVSRPY